A genomic window from Terriglobia bacterium includes:
- a CDS encoding CarD family transcriptional regulator: protein MHSRGASDPMEYKIGDKVVYPNHGVGLVEQISYGVLNGRTERYLMIRITSSGLRVMVPHSNAPAVGLRPVIRPVDTSKVLGFLEKGKLNSHHDWKHRFKENSERMRTGSLLEVAVVLKSLVSLSRSKPLSFREKKMLERAKYLLVSEMATSRNTSAESAETLVVKSLAKAKLQFPVMLEKVD from the coding sequence ATGCATTCCAGGGGGGCATCCGATCCTATGGAGTATAAAATCGGCGATAAGGTTGTATATCCGAACCACGGCGTTGGGCTCGTAGAACAGATCAGTTATGGAGTTTTAAACGGTCGTACCGAACGCTATTTGATGATTCGCATAACTTCCAGCGGCTTGCGCGTGATGGTGCCACATTCGAACGCGCCGGCCGTCGGCCTGCGTCCTGTTATTCGTCCCGTGGACACCAGCAAGGTCCTCGGTTTCCTCGAAAAAGGCAAACTGAACTCCCACCACGACTGGAAACACCGCTTCAAGGAGAATTCCGAGCGCATGCGTACCGGTTCTCTCCTGGAAGTCGCCGTCGTCCTGAAAAGCCTGGTCTCCCTCAGCCGCAGCAAGCCGCTCTCGTTCCGCGAAAAGAAAATGCTGGAGCGCGCCAAGTATCTCCTGGTCAGCGAAATGGCCACATCGAGAAATACCTCCGCGGAATCGGCGGAAACACTCGTTGTGAAATCGCTGGCGAAGGCCAAGCTGCAGTTCCCGGTGATGCTGGAAAAAGTGGACTAG
- the tsaB gene encoding tRNA (adenosine(37)-N6)-threonylcarbamoyltransferase complex dimerization subunit type 1 TsaB: MILLSVDTCDSRGSVCLLRDGVAEAVAVHDTVEDYSSWLIPAIQRVLAQREAVLGEVEVYVVTAGPGSFTGLRVGLTTVKALAEIYGRGIGAVSRLEAIASEGSGGEWIAALVNGSRGEVYAGLYHREGGRVVLQGEESVSPLKEFVETVRRAIPGERVCWATPDKDLVLGAPWWAEREQAGDRVQVVTTVLAPRIGQIGYLQAQAGKLVDALVLDANYIRRSDAKRSWKDTTGAAGHAR, encoded by the coding sequence GTGATTCTGCTTAGCGTGGATACGTGCGACTCGCGAGGGAGCGTCTGTCTGCTCCGTGACGGGGTAGCAGAAGCCGTGGCCGTCCATGACACCGTTGAGGACTATTCCTCCTGGCTGATTCCAGCCATTCAGAGGGTTTTGGCGCAGAGAGAAGCTGTACTCGGCGAGGTGGAGGTATACGTGGTGACGGCGGGGCCGGGGTCGTTCACTGGTCTGCGGGTGGGCCTGACCACGGTTAAGGCACTGGCGGAGATTTATGGACGGGGAATTGGCGCGGTCTCGCGTTTGGAAGCAATTGCCAGTGAGGGGAGCGGGGGAGAGTGGATTGCCGCGCTGGTGAATGGCAGCCGGGGCGAGGTGTACGCGGGACTGTATCACCGAGAAGGGGGGAGAGTGGTGTTGCAGGGGGAGGAAAGCGTCTCTCCGCTCAAGGAGTTTGTGGAGACCGTGCGGCGGGCGATTCCCGGGGAGCGAGTCTGCTGGGCCACGCCGGACAAGGATCTGGTCCTGGGTGCGCCGTGGTGGGCGGAACGGGAGCAGGCTGGAGATCGAGTGCAGGTGGTAACGACAGTTCTGGCGCCACGGATCGGGCAGATTGGCTACCTGCAGGCGCAGGCGGGAAAGCTGGTGGATGCGCTGGTGCTGGATGCGAACTACATCCGGCGATCGGACGCAAAGCGTTCCTGGAAAGACACCACGGGTGCAGCCGGGCATGCGCGGTGA
- the rpsT gene encoding 30S ribosomal protein S20: MAQGQATKIKKRKKSVLKRAKQSIQRAEVNRANRTRVRTMMRRLRTAITAGDQAAAANLLQPTMSAIDKAIAKGVLHENSGNRYKSRLSLALLKIQAAKK; encoded by the coding sequence ATGGCCCAGGGACAGGCTACCAAAATTAAGAAGCGGAAGAAATCAGTCCTTAAGCGCGCGAAGCAATCTATACAACGGGCGGAAGTGAACCGCGCCAATCGCACCCGCGTGCGCACCATGATGCGGCGGCTGCGCACCGCCATCACCGCCGGCGATCAGGCCGCCGCGGCCAATCTCCTGCAGCCCACCATGTCCGCCATCGACAAGGCCATCGCCAAGGGCGTGCTGCACGAAAACTCCGGCAACCGCTACAAGTCGCGCCTGAGCCTCGCCTTGCTCAAGATCCAGGCCGCCAAGAAGTAG
- a CDS encoding YdcH family protein, with product MSSLQRNPGEQYLDADAEYQKLAEQHTQYEAELHRLTLSPYLSAEDLLEEVRLKKLKLRVKDEMQQLLKRQGHACA from the coding sequence ATGTCCAGTCTGCAGCGGAATCCCGGTGAACAGTACCTGGATGCGGATGCCGAATATCAGAAGCTGGCCGAGCAGCACACGCAGTACGAAGCAGAACTGCACCGCTTGACTCTCTCCCCTTACCTCAGTGCGGAAGACCTCCTCGAAGAAGTCCGGCTAAAAAAACTAAAACTTCGCGTGAAAGACGAGATGCAGCAGTTGCTGAAACGCCAAGGGCACGCGTGCGCGTGA
- the ybeY gene encoding rRNA maturation RNase YbeY, with product MILNRQRSVRIARRPLEEFLRRVASELGLAESSVTVCIVSEAEIARMNESYRGKQGPTDVLSFPAEARKKPMALRRKAAAGAATAYLGDIAISAATARRNAARFGRTFPAELRILILHGVLHLLGYDHETDRGQMDRAEAKLRRRLRLA from the coding sequence ATGATCCTGAACCGCCAGCGGTCGGTGCGCATCGCGCGCCGGCCACTCGAAGAGTTTCTCCGGCGCGTCGCGAGCGAGCTGGGTTTGGCGGAATCCAGCGTGACGGTGTGCATCGTGAGCGAAGCGGAGATCGCCCGCATGAACGAGTCCTACCGCGGGAAACAGGGACCCACGGACGTGCTGTCTTTTCCGGCGGAAGCGCGCAAGAAGCCGATGGCGCTGCGCCGCAAAGCGGCGGCAGGCGCCGCGACCGCTTATCTCGGGGACATCGCGATTTCCGCGGCCACGGCAAGGCGCAATGCCGCGCGCTTTGGCCGGACGTTTCCGGCGGAATTGCGCATCCTGATCCTGCACGGGGTGCTGCACCTGCTCGGCTATGACCACGAGACCGACCGCGGACAGATGGACCGGGCGGAAGCGAAGCTGCGGCGGCGATTGAGGCTGGCGTGA
- a CDS encoding phosphatidylserine decarboxylase family protein codes for MVREGYTFGLPVLALGAGALLLHWTAAGVVLVALALFVFSFFRDPERLIPGEPGAVVSPADGRVVVVTEEEFAGKPGKRISIFLAVWNVHVNRAPIAGTIANVEYRPGKFYGAMRARASFENEQNIIHLKTETGEMVFKQIAGWIARRVICWKKPGDKVGRGDRIGLVRFGSRVDVWLPSEAEIVVQPGQTVRGGSSVVARWMAGKAAGDESR; via the coding sequence ATGGTCCGCGAAGGGTACACGTTCGGTCTGCCGGTGCTGGCGCTGGGCGCGGGGGCGCTGCTCCTGCACTGGACGGCGGCCGGCGTGGTGCTGGTGGCGCTGGCGTTGTTTGTTTTTTCGTTTTTCCGCGACCCGGAACGGCTGATCCCGGGGGAACCGGGGGCAGTGGTATCGCCGGCGGACGGACGCGTGGTGGTGGTGACCGAAGAAGAGTTTGCGGGAAAGCCTGGCAAGCGCATCAGCATTTTCCTGGCGGTGTGGAATGTCCATGTGAACCGCGCACCGATCGCGGGCACGATTGCCAACGTGGAATACCGCCCGGGCAAGTTCTATGGAGCGATGCGCGCGCGGGCCTCTTTCGAAAACGAACAGAACATCATTCACCTCAAGACGGAGACGGGGGAGATGGTGTTCAAGCAGATCGCGGGCTGGATTGCGCGGCGCGTGATCTGCTGGAAGAAGCCGGGTGACAAGGTGGGGCGCGGGGACCGCATCGGGCTGGTGCGTTTCGGATCGCGCGTGGACGTGTGGCTGCCCAGCGAGGCGGAAATTGTGGTCCAGCCGGGGCAGACGGTGCGCGGAGGCTCCAGTGTGGTGGCGCGGTGGATGGCGGGGAAGGCTGCCGGGGATGAAAGCCGGTAA
- the rimI gene encoding ribosomal protein S18-alanine N-acetyltransferase produces the protein MRGESQAEPLPELRLRALEPGDAAEAVRIARRCAEAAAWSEEAYARLREAGCRGWVAQAGAATVGFLVARCAADEAEILNLAMAPESRRRGYATALAQEALREFRGQGVRRVFLEVRASNRGAIAFYEGLGFRGAGRRAAYYEEPREDAVCMALEFSG, from the coding sequence ATGCGCGGTGAATCGCAAGCGGAGCCGCTGCCGGAACTGAGGTTGCGTGCGCTGGAACCGGGGGATGCGGCGGAGGCGGTGCGCATTGCACGGCGGTGCGCGGAAGCCGCGGCGTGGAGCGAAGAGGCCTACGCCCGGCTGCGCGAGGCCGGTTGCCGCGGCTGGGTTGCCCAGGCGGGCGCGGCAACGGTGGGTTTCCTGGTAGCCCGTTGCGCGGCGGACGAAGCGGAGATCCTGAACTTGGCCATGGCTCCGGAATCGCGGCGCCGGGGATACGCGACGGCGCTGGCCCAGGAGGCGTTGCGGGAATTCCGGGGGCAGGGAGTGCGCCGGGTCTTTCTGGAGGTGCGCGCGTCGAACCGGGGCGCGATCGCGTTCTACGAAGGGCTGGGCTTCCGCGGGGCGGGGCGGCGCGCGGCCTATTACGAGGAGCCGCGGGAAGACGCCGTCTGCATGGCCCTGGAATTTTCTGGATAG
- a CDS encoding CapA family protein, whose amino-acid sequence MTLFTVLLAFSLLKWCSGPATAQAAARVSYPRELSRITFAAAGDVIPHQAVAQSAAAQSLAAAPAPPATTGNDAGWDVLFAAVADVFRQADFGFVNLETPVAPKHSRGSKPFQFDAPIALLQALKFSGIKIVSFANNHVFDQGHIGFAESLDHLREQDLLFTGAGATAEAAWKPVVLEKNGIKVGWLGMTRWLNGSHNPEKDGDPHVAFFPYPGEANGAPGLTEAQVLEAVKAARAQCDFLLISIHWGVEYATAPRNDDVEMAHKMLEAGAGAVLGHHPHVLQPIETYLTQDQRHTVIFYSLGNFLSNQSRNYVQGLTPEKAGEQRDSLIVRFSVIKKDYGPAGIRVELGDMGILPVWTENNHLLARAGHDKTLLIRPVLMDREIPRLQARFDELDHLGSQLTAAQKQELVEVSRQLQLLKRRRELLLARTGDDYLVAPPNP is encoded by the coding sequence GTGACGCTGTTCACGGTTCTGCTCGCTTTTTCCCTCCTCAAGTGGTGCTCGGGCCCCGCAACGGCCCAGGCCGCGGCTCGCGTCTCTTACCCCCGCGAACTCAGCCGCATCACCTTTGCCGCCGCCGGCGATGTCATTCCCCACCAGGCGGTGGCGCAATCCGCCGCGGCGCAGAGCCTGGCCGCAGCCCCCGCCCCGCCAGCCACCACCGGCAATGATGCCGGCTGGGACGTGCTATTCGCTGCGGTGGCCGATGTCTTCCGCCAAGCCGATTTCGGCTTCGTCAATCTGGAAACTCCCGTGGCGCCGAAACATAGCCGCGGATCGAAACCCTTCCAATTCGATGCTCCCATCGCCCTCTTGCAGGCGCTCAAGTTCAGCGGCATCAAGATCGTTTCCTTTGCCAACAATCACGTCTTCGATCAAGGCCATATCGGCTTTGCCGAATCTCTCGACCATCTGCGCGAACAGGATCTTCTCTTCACGGGCGCCGGGGCCACCGCGGAAGCCGCCTGGAAGCCCGTCGTCCTCGAAAAAAATGGCATCAAAGTCGGCTGGCTGGGAATGACCCGCTGGCTGAATGGCAGCCACAATCCGGAAAAAGATGGCGATCCTCACGTTGCGTTCTTCCCTTACCCCGGCGAGGCCAACGGGGCTCCGGGGCTGACGGAAGCCCAGGTGCTGGAAGCCGTCAAAGCGGCGCGCGCGCAATGCGATTTTCTGCTGATATCGATTCACTGGGGGGTGGAATACGCCACCGCGCCGCGCAACGACGATGTCGAGATGGCGCACAAGATGCTCGAAGCCGGCGCCGGCGCCGTGCTCGGCCATCACCCCCACGTCCTGCAGCCCATCGAAACCTATTTAACGCAGGACCAGCGCCATACCGTCATTTTCTATTCCTTGGGGAATTTTCTATCCAACCAGTCGCGCAACTACGTCCAGGGCCTGACCCCCGAAAAGGCCGGTGAGCAACGCGACTCCCTCATCGTCCGCTTCTCGGTCATCAAGAAAGATTACGGCCCCGCGGGCATCCGCGTCGAGCTGGGTGACATGGGCATTCTGCCGGTCTGGACGGAGAACAATCACCTGCTGGCCCGCGCCGGGCACGACAAGACCCTGCTCATCCGTCCGGTGCTCATGGACCGCGAAATCCCCAGGCTCCAGGCGCGTTTCGACGAACTGGACCATCTCGGTTCCCAGCTAACCGCCGCGCAAAAGCAGGAACTGGTCGAGGTCTCCCGCCAGCTGCAACTCCTGAAGCGCCGCCGCGAATTGCTTCTCGCCCGCACCGGCGACGACTACCTTGTCGCCCCGCCGAATCCCTAG
- a CDS encoding PhoH family protein translates to MRRTVHISGKIEPLFGTLDENLRLLESSLDVQINLQDRDLTIEGQRAQVERAARILEEYNHLSRGGRTLTASEVKSLIRVATQDLHVAPRTALEPGYARAFGKKSVHPKGANQRLYMEAIERHDMTFGIGPGGTGKTYLAVAMAVSALLTKQLNRIILARPAVEAGERLGFLPGTLQQKIDPYMRPLYDALYDMLDADKLERFLEKGIIEVAPLAFMRGRTLNDSFVILDEAQNTTSEQMKMFLTRLGFNSKAVITGDITQIDLPAGKRSGLVEAIEICGKIEGIAVVQFSEKDVVRHNLVQQIIRAYEEYEVPPGARSNPSENGKADAAGKKEESQG, encoded by the coding sequence ATGCGACGCACCGTGCACATTTCCGGGAAAATCGAGCCGCTCTTCGGAACGCTGGACGAAAATCTGCGCCTGCTCGAATCCTCGCTGGACGTGCAGATCAACCTACAGGACCGCGACCTGACCATCGAGGGGCAGCGCGCGCAGGTGGAGCGCGCGGCGCGCATCCTGGAGGAGTACAACCATCTTTCGCGGGGCGGACGCACGCTCACGGCCAGCGAAGTGAAGTCGCTGATCCGCGTGGCCACCCAGGACCTGCACGTGGCGCCGCGGACGGCGCTGGAACCGGGCTACGCGCGGGCTTTCGGGAAGAAAAGCGTGCACCCCAAAGGCGCCAACCAGCGGCTGTACATGGAAGCGATCGAGCGGCACGACATGACTTTCGGCATCGGCCCGGGAGGCACCGGGAAGACGTATCTGGCCGTGGCCATGGCCGTCTCCGCGCTGCTGACCAAGCAGCTTAACCGCATCATCCTGGCGCGGCCGGCGGTGGAAGCGGGGGAGCGGCTGGGTTTCCTCCCCGGCACGCTGCAGCAGAAGATCGATCCGTACATGCGGCCGCTGTACGACGCGCTCTACGACATGCTGGACGCGGACAAACTGGAGCGCTTCCTGGAAAAAGGGATTATCGAGGTGGCGCCGCTGGCGTTCATGCGCGGGCGCACGCTGAACGACTCTTTCGTGATCCTCGACGAGGCGCAGAACACCACCAGCGAGCAGATGAAAATGTTCCTGACGCGGCTGGGCTTCAATTCCAAGGCGGTCATCACCGGGGACATCACGCAGATCGATTTGCCGGCCGGGAAGCGCTCCGGGCTGGTGGAGGCGATCGAGATCTGCGGCAAGATCGAGGGCATCGCGGTGGTGCAGTTCAGCGAGAAGGACGTGGTGCGCCACAACCTGGTGCAGCAGATCATCCGCGCCTATGAGGAGTACGAGGTGCCGCCGGGCGCGCGCAGCAACCCCTCCGAGAATGGCAAGGCGGACGCAGCCGGCAAAAAAGAAGAATCGCAAGGATGA
- the pssA gene encoding CDP-diacylglycerol--serine O-phosphatidyltransferase, producing the protein MAEQTGLPFDPRHKRGERLRRGIYLLPSVFTVANLLCGYYAVVAALGGATHDFDHAAKAIGYAILFDSLDGRVARMTGTNTEFGKQFDSLADVVSFGIAPAVLAYAWGVRSLPAQESISVQQLAQLGWLSCLIFLICCAWRLARFNVQGMAPGGLGYFVGMPTPAGAGVIAAIVHAFKVPLQDWRWSAGWLLLAAVLGALMTSTVRYYSFKDVAWTKRQPSLAIVIIALIVAAVWLYSEITLFFFAVGYASIGMVLHVVRWVRHHAVTRTA; encoded by the coding sequence GTGGCGGAACAGACAGGTTTGCCATTTGATCCGCGGCACAAGCGCGGAGAGCGCTTGCGGCGCGGGATCTATCTTCTGCCGAGCGTCTTCACGGTGGCCAATCTTCTCTGCGGCTACTACGCCGTGGTGGCCGCGCTGGGGGGTGCGACGCACGACTTCGACCATGCGGCGAAGGCCATCGGGTACGCGATTCTCTTCGATTCACTGGATGGGCGCGTGGCGCGCATGACCGGGACGAACACGGAATTCGGGAAGCAGTTCGATTCGCTGGCGGACGTGGTGAGTTTCGGGATTGCGCCCGCCGTGCTGGCGTATGCGTGGGGGGTGCGCAGCCTGCCGGCGCAGGAATCCATTTCCGTGCAACAGCTTGCGCAACTCGGATGGCTGAGCTGCCTGATCTTTCTGATCTGCTGCGCCTGGCGGCTGGCGCGCTTCAATGTGCAGGGCATGGCTCCGGGTGGCCTGGGCTATTTCGTGGGGATGCCCACACCGGCGGGGGCCGGGGTGATTGCGGCGATTGTGCACGCCTTCAAGGTGCCGCTGCAGGACTGGCGCTGGTCGGCGGGCTGGCTGTTGCTGGCGGCGGTACTGGGAGCGTTGATGACCAGCACCGTGCGCTACTACAGCTTCAAGGACGTGGCGTGGACGAAGCGGCAGCCCTCGCTGGCGATCGTCATTATTGCCCTGATTGTGGCCGCCGTATGGCTGTATTCGGAGATAACGCTCTTCTTTTTTGCCGTGGGCTACGCCAGCATTGGCATGGTGCTGCACGTGGTGCGCTGGGTGCGGCACCATGCGGTCACTCGGACCGCCTGA
- a CDS encoding AAA family ATPase, protein MNVPAGAAGAPGKPDKKDELRLLVNSHHALITIETGEEERVEELLAEVASELGVSFFVWSVTTGLARKGGQPLYNSDPPEQALANIAQVKGDALFLLKDFARYCEQDRICRRLRELAEGFRTVRRSIVLSGASVHLPEELSGVAAPYRLELPDAEDLLPAVKDVLAEAAREQHLAVLLDAAAQMQLARNLVGLPREEALRLLRKCLLARGKADAGLVADVAEAKGSMLRQDGLLETVRRDTSFGDVAGLGHLREWVRKRQSALTAEGRAFGLEPPKGVLITGVQGCGKSLAARAIAGEWGYDLARLDAGSLYDKYIGESERRLRKTLELAQKLAPMVLWIDEIEKAFASASGGAETDGGLSQRLLATMLTWMQDREGGVFLAATSNNISSLPPEMLRKGRFDEIFFVDLPSEPSREALFSLHLKKRGRDAAAFDLAKLAAASEGFSGAEIEQSIVAGLYTAFGQKAQLSTPILLAELHGTQPLSVTRAEEIQSLRIWAQSRAVPAD, encoded by the coding sequence GTGAATGTTCCGGCGGGGGCTGCGGGCGCGCCCGGCAAGCCAGACAAGAAGGACGAACTGCGGCTGCTGGTCAATTCCCACCATGCGCTGATCACCATTGAAACGGGAGAAGAGGAGCGCGTCGAAGAGCTGCTGGCCGAAGTGGCCAGCGAGCTGGGCGTGAGCTTCTTCGTCTGGAGCGTGACCACCGGGCTGGCGCGCAAAGGCGGCCAGCCGCTTTACAACTCCGACCCGCCCGAGCAGGCGCTGGCCAATATCGCCCAGGTGAAGGGCGACGCGCTGTTTCTGCTGAAAGATTTTGCGCGTTACTGCGAGCAGGACCGCATCTGCCGGAGGCTGCGCGAGTTGGCCGAGGGTTTCCGCACCGTGCGGCGCTCGATCGTGCTCTCCGGGGCGTCGGTGCACCTGCCGGAAGAGCTGTCGGGAGTTGCCGCGCCGTATCGCCTGGAGCTGCCGGATGCGGAGGATCTGCTACCCGCAGTGAAGGATGTGCTGGCGGAGGCTGCGCGGGAGCAGCACCTGGCGGTGCTGCTGGATGCTGCGGCGCAGATGCAACTGGCGCGGAATCTGGTGGGGCTGCCGCGCGAGGAGGCGCTGCGCTTGCTGCGCAAATGCCTGCTGGCACGAGGGAAGGCCGATGCGGGGCTCGTGGCGGACGTTGCGGAGGCGAAGGGAAGCATGCTGCGCCAGGATGGCCTGCTGGAGACGGTGCGGCGGGATACTTCGTTCGGCGATGTGGCGGGGCTGGGGCATCTGCGCGAGTGGGTGCGCAAGCGGCAGAGCGCGCTGACGGCGGAGGGCCGGGCGTTCGGGCTGGAGCCGCCCAAGGGCGTGCTAATTACGGGAGTGCAGGGCTGCGGGAAGAGCCTCGCGGCACGGGCCATTGCCGGGGAGTGGGGCTACGATCTGGCGCGGCTGGATGCCGGCTCGCTCTACGACAAATACATCGGAGAATCGGAACGGCGCCTGCGCAAGACGCTGGAGCTGGCGCAGAAGCTCGCGCCCATGGTGCTGTGGATCGACGAGATCGAGAAGGCCTTTGCGTCGGCCAGCGGGGGCGCGGAAACCGATGGCGGGCTCTCGCAGCGCCTGCTGGCCACCATGCTCACCTGGATGCAGGACCGCGAAGGCGGCGTGTTTCTCGCGGCCACGTCGAACAATATTTCGTCGCTGCCGCCGGAGATGCTGCGCAAGGGGCGCTTCGACGAGATTTTCTTCGTGGATTTGCCCAGCGAGCCCTCGCGCGAAGCGCTCTTCTCCTTGCATCTGAAAAAACGCGGGCGCGATGCCGCGGCCTTCGATCTGGCGAAGCTCGCGGCGGCCAGCGAAGGCTTTTCCGGCGCGGAAATCGAGCAATCCATCGTCGCCGGGCTGTACACCGCCTTTGGGCAGAAGGCGCAGCTCTCCACGCCGATTCTCCTCGCGGAGCTGCATGGAACGCAGCCGCTGAGCGTCACCCGCGCGGAGGAGATCCAGTCGCTGCGCATCTGGGCGCAGTCCCGCGCCGTCCCGGCAGATTGA
- the holA gene encoding DNA polymerase III subunit delta has protein sequence MARIAAAELLARMEKGQAIPAVLLLGDEAFLRDSCRTLLIEKYVPEAARAWALSRFSAARGEGQAALDQAQTMPMLSPQQVVFLEEAEAIEELGDAKRDDFVKALEAYLEDPAPFTTLVIEAESLDQRMKFAKLLAEKALVVAVSLGENEQERRAAAMAQAGALASELGVALEAGVAEDLAEWVAEDLQLLKTEMEKLATYAGERRRIRREDVAALVVSHKKNTVWQLADMLAAGKRKTALEFLERLLRDGDEPVALVGAMAWMYRKLIEAQEIKGAANGWQAARQLGMHPKTAELALQSARRMSREQLLSGLRALQECDDGLKGGVREPRALLDFLITRLTRRSASAA, from the coding sequence ATGGCGCGCATAGCCGCCGCGGAGCTGCTGGCGCGGATGGAGAAGGGCCAGGCCATCCCGGCGGTGCTGCTGCTGGGCGACGAGGCCTTTCTGCGGGATTCCTGCCGGACGCTGCTGATCGAAAAGTATGTTCCGGAAGCGGCGCGCGCGTGGGCGCTTTCGCGGTTCTCCGCGGCGCGCGGGGAAGGCCAGGCGGCGCTGGACCAGGCGCAGACCATGCCCATGCTTTCGCCGCAGCAGGTCGTGTTTCTCGAGGAGGCGGAAGCCATCGAAGAGCTGGGAGACGCGAAGCGCGACGATTTCGTCAAAGCCCTCGAAGCCTACCTGGAAGATCCCGCGCCGTTCACGACGCTGGTAATCGAAGCGGAGTCGCTGGACCAGCGCATGAAGTTCGCCAAGCTCCTGGCGGAGAAGGCGCTGGTGGTGGCCGTGAGCCTCGGGGAAAATGAGCAGGAGCGGCGCGCGGCGGCCATGGCCCAGGCCGGCGCGCTGGCCTCCGAGCTGGGCGTGGCGCTGGAGGCCGGCGTGGCGGAGGATCTCGCCGAGTGGGTGGCCGAGGATCTGCAGCTGCTGAAGACGGAGATGGAGAAGCTGGCGACGTATGCCGGGGAGCGGCGGCGCATCCGCCGCGAGGACGTGGCCGCGCTGGTGGTGTCGCACAAGAAGAACACGGTATGGCAACTGGCGGACATGCTCGCGGCGGGGAAGCGCAAGACGGCGCTGGAGTTTCTGGAGCGGCTGCTGCGCGATGGCGATGAACCGGTGGCACTGGTGGGGGCGATGGCCTGGATGTACCGGAAACTGATCGAGGCGCAGGAAATAAAAGGCGCGGCGAACGGGTGGCAGGCGGCGCGGCAGCTGGGCATGCATCCAAAGACGGCGGAGCTGGCGCTGCAGAGCGCGCGGCGGATGTCACGCGAGCAGTTGCTGAGCGGACTGCGGGCGCTGCAGGAGTGCGACGACGGGCTGAAGGGCGGAGTGCGGGAGCCGCGCGCGCTGTTGGATTTCCTGATTACGCGGCTGACCAGGCGGAGCGCCTCGGCGGCCTGA